One window from the genome of Salmo salar unplaced genomic scaffold, Ssal_v3.1, whole genome shotgun sequence encodes:
- the LOC106594353 gene encoding LOW QUALITY PROTEIN: N6-adenosine-methyltransferase non-catalytic subunit (The sequence of the model RefSeq protein was modified relative to this genomic sequence to represent the inferred CDS: deleted 1 base in 1 codon), whose amino-acid sequence MNSRLQEIREKQKLRRQLLAQQLGAESADSIGAVLNSKDELKEIEETRETCRASFDTAGPSAKRKPLMEGGDTEEVEEQKEELELQLPDDSNPYEEVYKDSTTFLKGTQSLNPHNDYCQHFVDTGHRPQNFIRDVGLADRFEEYPKLRELIRLKDELISTTNTPPMYLQADPEHFDLRDLKTKFDVILLEPPLEEYYRESGIPLHERYWNWDDIMKLEIEEISALRSFVFLWCGSGEGLDLGRMCLRKWGFRRCEDICWIKTNRNNPGKTKTLDPKAVFQRTKEHCLMGIKGTVRRSTDGDFIHANVDIDLIITEEPEIGNVEKPVEIFHIIEHFCLGRRRLHLFGRDSTIRPGWLTVGPTLTNTNFNSESYSSHFSITQSHLSGCTEEIERLRPKSPPSKLKSDRGGGSSRGGRGGPNAGRGGDRGRERNRSFRGDRGGFRGRGGPHRGFTPR is encoded by the exons atgaatAGTCGCCTACAGGAGATACGGGAAAAGCAGAAGCTGCGACGCCAGCTTCTAGCTCAACAG TTGGGAGCAGAGAGTGCGGACAGTATAGGCGCCGTTCTGAACAGCAAAGACGAACTGAAAGAGAttgaggagaccagagagacatgcag ggcatcgtTCGATACTGCCGGGCCGAGCGCCAAGAGGAAGCCTCTGATGGAGGGAGGCGACACAGAGGAGGTTGAGGAGCAGAAG gaagagTTGGAGTTGCAGCTGCCAGATGACAGTAACCCTTATGAAGAGGTCTACAAGGACTCTACCACCTTCCTCAAG gGAACCCAGAGTCTGAACCCCCATAATGactactgtcaacactttgtcGACACCGGACATCGACCACAGAACTTCATCAGAGACGTCg gtctGGCTGACAGGTTTGAAGAATATCCTAAACTCAGAGAGCTGATCAGACTGAAGGACGAGCTGATCTCAACCACCAACACTCCTCCCAT GTATCTGCAGGCGGACCCAGAGCACTTTGACCTCCGTGACCTGAAGACTAAATTTGACGTGATCCTTCTGGAACCTCCGCTGGAGGAAtattacagagagtcaggaatACCGCTACAC GAAcgctactggaactgggacgat aTAATGAAGCTGGAAATAGAGGAGATATCAGCCCTTCGTTCCTTCGTCTTCCTCTGGTGTGGATCaggagagggactggacctggggagaatg tGTCTCAGGAAGTGGGGATTCAGGCGTTGTGAGGATATCTGTTGGATCAAAACCAACAGGAACAACCCTGGAAAGACCAAAACCCTCGACCCCAAAGCTGTGTTTCAGAGAACcaag gaacACTGTCTGATGGGTATTAAAGGAACAGTCCGTCGGTCTACAGACGGTGATTTCATCCACGCCAACGTGGATATCGACCTGATTATAACGGAGGAACCAGAGATTGGGAACGTGGAGAAGCCGGTGGAGATATTCCATATTATAGAACACTTCTGTCTGGGTCGACGTCGACTACACCTGTTCGGACGAGACTCTACCATCAGACCAG ggtggttaACAGTGGGTCCGACTCTGACCAACACTAACTTCAACTCAGAGTCTTACTCCTCCCACTTCTCAATCACACAGTCTCACCTCTCAG GCTGTACGGAGGAGATCGAACGCCTGCGACCCAAGTCTCCTCCCTCCAAGCTGAAGTCGGACCGCGGAGGGGGGTCATCCCGTGGGGGTCGCGGGGGCCCTAACGCCGGCCGGGGGGGGGACAGGGGCCGTGAGAGGAACAGGTCCTTTAGGGGGGACAGGGGAGGGTTCAGAGGGCGAGGGGGCCCCCACCGCGGGTTCACACCTCGCtag